In the Aneurinibacillus soli genome, one interval contains:
- a CDS encoding 5-oxoprolinase subunit B family protein, which yields MFALAETRFSFVGDEYIYAEISREMDVASAFKALAVARALQENKIPGILEICPANASYLVRYNPDVIAPWELMDYIKEIDLKNNKLQEMILPTRILEIPTWYNDPITREYAQRFRERNLNECISDFDFVVEKTRSADGDAFIARHCSTPYLITMTGYILGTAWEFPLTAEPASVIEVPKYVSPRTTTPKQAVGIGGGFTVVYPVESPGSYQLIGMTPVPVYHPEQQLAEFADTFFLAREGEVWVHRAIDEREYDQIAQEVAAGTYTYRGKQIELSFQQYAQEGKAYMDSIMKELYV from the coding sequence ATGTTTGCACTGGCAGAGACGCGATTTTCATTTGTGGGGGACGAATATATATATGCAGAAATCTCGCGGGAGATGGATGTGGCAAGCGCATTTAAGGCGCTTGCTGTTGCGAGAGCTCTTCAGGAGAATAAAATTCCTGGTATTCTGGAGATTTGCCCTGCTAATGCATCGTATTTAGTCCGGTACAATCCAGATGTGATTGCTCCCTGGGAGTTGATGGATTATATAAAAGAGATTGATTTGAAAAACAACAAGCTACAGGAGATGATACTTCCAACTCGGATTCTGGAGATCCCAACATGGTATAACGATCCGATCACGAGAGAATACGCACAACGCTTTCGTGAGCGTAATTTGAATGAATGTATTTCTGACTTTGATTTCGTAGTAGAGAAGACGCGCTCTGCGGATGGAGATGCCTTTATCGCGAGACATTGCAGTACCCCGTATTTAATTACGATGACGGGATATATCCTCGGAACAGCATGGGAATTTCCATTGACTGCGGAACCGGCATCGGTCATCGAAGTGCCGAAATACGTAAGTCCGCGCACGACGACTCCGAAGCAAGCAGTAGGGATTGGTGGCGGGTTTACGGTTGTATATCCAGTGGAGAGCCCGGGCAGTTATCAGTTGATCGGAATGACCCCGGTTCCGGTATATCATCCAGAACAGCAGCTAGCTGAGTTCGCAGATACGTTCTTTCTTGCTCGTGAGGGAGAGGTCTGGGTACACCGCGCCATAGATGAACGGGAATATGATCAGATTGCCCAAGAAGTAGCGGCAGGAACATACACATATCGAGGCAAGCAAATTGAGCTGTCTTTTCAGCAGTATGCACAGGAAGGCAAGGCGTATATGGACTCGATTATGAAGGAGCTGTACGTATGA
- a CDS encoding NAD(P)H-quinone oxidoreductase, with the protein MKAILVEKETRHLYIGETPDPTVGDDEILVQVKATALNRADLLQKRGLYPPPKGASEIIGLEMAGVIEAVGRNVVNHKPGDRVCALLPGGGYAEKTVIPAGMAIPIPDSFSFAEAAAIPEVFLTAYLNLFWLGGLQPGYNVLIHAGASGVGTAAIQLVREAGATAIVTAGSEEKLATCRKLGASTLINYKDGPFLDAVKEATDGKGVNIILDFIGASYWEQNIKSLAVDGRLVIIGTMGGAKAGAINLGLLLSRRLQVIGTALRSQPVEKKLALTQEFCEFALPRFQDGRLVPVIDSTWDWTQVNEAHAHMEQNKNTGKIILTLP; encoded by the coding sequence ATGAAAGCTATACTTGTAGAAAAAGAAACCCGACATCTGTACATTGGAGAAACACCCGATCCAACAGTAGGCGATGATGAAATTCTAGTTCAAGTCAAAGCAACGGCCTTAAATCGAGCCGATCTCTTACAAAAACGCGGTCTATATCCACCGCCAAAAGGCGCCTCAGAGATTATCGGCCTTGAGATGGCAGGGGTGATCGAGGCAGTCGGACGTAATGTAGTGAACCATAAACCAGGTGATCGCGTCTGCGCATTGCTGCCAGGTGGTGGATACGCTGAAAAAACAGTGATTCCCGCAGGCATGGCAATTCCGATTCCCGATTCATTCAGTTTTGCAGAAGCAGCAGCCATCCCGGAAGTATTCCTGACCGCGTACCTGAATCTATTCTGGCTTGGTGGACTTCAGCCTGGATACAATGTACTCATTCACGCTGGGGCAAGCGGTGTCGGGACAGCAGCCATTCAACTTGTACGCGAAGCAGGAGCAACCGCAATCGTAACAGCAGGCAGTGAAGAGAAGCTTGCTACCTGCCGGAAACTTGGCGCTTCGACACTGATCAATTATAAAGACGGTCCTTTCCTTGATGCCGTAAAAGAAGCAACCGATGGAAAAGGCGTCAACATCATTCTCGACTTCATCGGCGCGTCATATTGGGAGCAAAACATTAAATCACTGGCCGTAGACGGCAGACTTGTGATCATCGGCACGATGGGTGGAGCAAAAGCGGGGGCAATCAACCTTGGTCTGCTTCTCAGCCGCCGCTTACAGGTTATCGGAACGGCGCTTCGTTCCCAGCCCGTGGAGAAAAAACTCGCTCTCACTCAAGAATTTTGTGAGTTTGCCCTGCCGCGTTTTCAAGATGGACGTCTTGTCCCGGTGATTGATTCTACCTGGGACTGGACACAGGTAAATGAAGCTCACGCTCATATGGAACAAAATAAAAATACCGGAAAAATCATTTTAACTCTGCCATAA
- a CDS encoding 5-oxoprolinase subunit C family protein, with the protein MIEFITSGVYTTVQDLGRSGFYHLGVPPSGAADRYSFQIGNMLVGNPVSYAGLEFRMLGPTLLFHKRAIIAIVGAPVDCFVNGISVPMWQSLEVKAGDQVSFSFAQQGVCTYMCIAGGIQLSETLHSRSTYMVNKNEKFGGYKAVAGGTLQFGESAEGLGFYVEKSIPEKYWPSFEKEQHINMVMGLGVYRISDEGVRNFLDAEWEVGTESSRVAYRLQGGPVPFEDSPPSFGAGSRSSNIVDIAYPVGVIIVPNPEEIIIMMNDATTGGGFVTIGAVISSDLDLLNQCRPQTKVRFCAVTLEQSLMLRREKQQRLAAVAKYLEVVI; encoded by the coding sequence ATGATCGAGTTTATTACGTCGGGGGTGTATACGACTGTACAAGATTTGGGGAGGAGTGGATTTTATCATCTCGGGGTACCGCCTTCTGGAGCTGCGGACCGCTACTCTTTTCAGATTGGTAACATGCTTGTTGGCAATCCTGTGTCTTATGCGGGGCTTGAATTTAGGATGCTTGGTCCTACGCTACTATTTCACAAGCGAGCGATCATCGCTATTGTCGGTGCGCCAGTCGATTGTTTTGTGAATGGGATATCTGTTCCGATGTGGCAGAGCTTAGAAGTAAAAGCGGGTGATCAAGTATCGTTTTCGTTTGCACAGCAGGGAGTTTGTACGTATATGTGTATAGCAGGCGGAATCCAGCTATCAGAAACGCTTCATAGTCGATCAACGTATATGGTGAATAAAAATGAAAAGTTTGGTGGCTATAAGGCAGTAGCAGGTGGAACTTTACAGTTTGGCGAGTCCGCAGAAGGACTGGGCTTTTATGTGGAGAAGAGCATTCCAGAGAAGTATTGGCCTTCTTTTGAGAAAGAACAGCACATTAATATGGTAATGGGCCTCGGTGTATATCGAATTAGTGATGAAGGAGTTCGGAACTTTCTAGATGCGGAATGGGAAGTGGGGACGGAATCAAGCCGTGTCGCCTATCGCTTGCAAGGGGGGCCTGTACCGTTTGAGGATAGTCCCCCTTCATTTGGAGCCGGGAGTCGATCATCTAATATTGTGGATATTGCATATCCGGTTGGGGTTATTATTGTGCCGAATCCAGAGGAGATCATTATTATGATGAACGATGCAACAACAGGTGGCGGGTTTGTTACCATCGGTGCCGTAATCAGCTCGGACCTTGATCTACTAAATCAATGTCGACCGCAGACGAAGGTACGGTTTTGTGCCGTAACGTTGGAGCAATCGCTTATGCTTCGGCGCGAGAAGCAGCAGCGATTGGCTGCGGTAGCAAAGTATCTGGAAGTAGTCATATAA